The proteins below are encoded in one region of Lactuca sativa cultivar Salinas chromosome 3, Lsat_Salinas_v11, whole genome shotgun sequence:
- the LOC111877364 gene encoding uncharacterized protein LOC111877364 — protein sequence MASNESKYMLVPHKHKINFYKTTKVRVSNDFVDTIDPYHFISFPDLLARNFDTRVAFDFLGEVVSTDPMRVIVEYGREKRLMNLVAQDLSGTRIAVALWGSFAMKLNTYISQHNNDTAPVIILLRLAKLKIWGGQPQVGNCLFGSRLHINDDMPQILEFKSNLNALDTNEVGLTIIATIIGFDIDDGWYSFYCRDYSKKVTKNDDVDAGPFHCNGCGFVSDVFGKIRIVVRVQDESGSSSFVLFERHVKDLIHRRNQWLMDKIAKHQGRQQIPDEFKILLNKKFVFKVQNSMFNLQNNYRAYTVHKLTDDERVLAEVTKRSPNHQHDNINDNRTPIHKPNKENTNSVHDDNLDIVDLEAVTPSSGTGKRPIEIDANTDSLEWSSSKTCAVRDTLKIPKLD from the exons ATGGCTAGCAATGAAAGCAAATACATGCTTGtccctcataaacataaaatcaatTTCTACAAAACCACAAAAGTTCGTGTATCCAATGATTTTGTTGATACAATAGATCCTTATCATTTTATCTCTTTCCCAGATTTGCTAGCCAGGAACTTTGACACTCGTGTTGCATTTG ATTTTCTAGGTGAAGTTGTGTCAACTGATCCCATGCGAGTCATTGTTGAGTATGGAAGAGAGAAAAGGTTAATGAATTTGGTTGCTCAGGATTTAAG TGGTACGAGAATTGCAGTCGCTTTGTGGGGCAGTTTTGCAATGAAGCTGAATACTTACATTTCACAACATAATAATGACACTGCTCCTGTTATTATCCTGCTACGTTTGGCCAAACTCAAAATTTGGGGTG GTCAGCCTCAAGTTGGTAATTGTTTGTTTGGGTCTAGATTGCATATAAATGATGATATGCCTCAGATTTTGGAGTTCAAATCAAA TCTTAATGCTTTGGATACGAAT GAAGTTGGTTTAACCATTATCGCTACTATCATTGGTTTTGATATAGATGATGGTTGGTATTCATTTTATTGCCGTGATTATTCTAAAAAAGTTACTAAAAATGATGATGTTGATGCTGGCCCTTTTCACTGTAATGGTTGTGGATTTGTCTCGGATGTATTTGGAAA GATTAGGATAGTAGTTCGTGTGCAAGATGAAAGTGGCTCTTCTTCGTTTGTATTGTTTGAGCGTCATGTAAAAGATCTTATTCATCGTAGGAACCAATGGTTGATGGACAAAATAGCTAAG CATCAAGGGCGACAACAGATACCCGATGAGTTCAAAATTCTTCTAAATAAGAAGTTTGTCTTCAAAGTTCAGAATTCCATGTTCAATCTGCAGAACAACTATCGTGCTTACACTGTGCATAAGTTAACCGATGATGAAAGGGTTCTTGCTGAGGTGACAAAACGGTCACCAAATCATCAACATGATAATATAAATGATAATCGTACTCCTATTCACAAGCCAAATAAG GAAAATACTAATTCTGTGCATGATGACAATCTTGATATTGTTGACCTTGAAGCTGTAACACCATCATCGGGTACGGGGAAGCGCCCTATTGAGATTGATGCCAACACTGACTCTTTGGAGTGGTCTTCTTCAAAAACTTGTGCTGTACGGGATACCTTGAAGATCCCAAAGTTGGACTAA